Proteins from one Ramlibacter sp. PS4R-6 genomic window:
- a CDS encoding DUF4019 domain-containing protein, producing the protein MRFITAALAASLFIAAPVFAQTAPAAPASDPAIAQKEADARLAAQGWLVLLDRRDWGRSWETTSSVFRGMVPLGTWMDAVPKVREPLGAFVERKIVESAYKTTLAGQPNGEYVTVIFQSKFEKREGIEAVTTVLDRDGKWRVTGYSPPAQ; encoded by the coding sequence ATGCGATTCATCACCGCGGCCCTCGCCGCCTCACTTTTCATCGCCGCGCCCGTCTTCGCGCAGACCGCGCCCGCGGCGCCGGCCTCCGACCCCGCCATCGCCCAGAAGGAAGCCGACGCACGCCTGGCCGCGCAAGGCTGGCTGGTGCTGCTGGACCGCCGCGACTGGGGCCGCTCGTGGGAGACGACGAGCTCGGTCTTCCGCGGCATGGTCCCGCTGGGCACGTGGATGGATGCGGTCCCGAAGGTGCGCGAGCCGCTCGGCGCGTTCGTCGAACGCAAGATCGTCGAGAGCGCCTACAAGACCACGCTCGCGGGCCAGCCCAACGGCGAGTACGTCACCGTGATCTTCCAGAGCAAGTTCGAGAAGCGCGAGGGCATCGAAGCCGTCACCACGGTGCTGGACCGCGACGGCAAGTGGCGCGTCACCGGATATTCGCCACCGGCTCAGTGA
- a CDS encoding DUF4142 domain-containing protein, producing MKTTTLRALPLVAALALSSGWAFGQAAATGTGSSMTGGRAAPAAQPGAGTRNAETRKDDQLARGDRKFIQDVAGGGMFEVQAAQLAASKASSPDVKTFASKLADDHQQANNELVQMANAKKVELPAAPPRAKRSAIVKLGKKSGAAFDKAFIADVGIKDHEKDIAKFEKASKDVKDAQLKAWIDKTLPHLREHLAMAQKIQGGAKADGAAMGHTATGKKTGG from the coding sequence ATGAAGACGACAACCCTTCGCGCGCTGCCCCTGGTGGCGGCGCTCGCACTCTCATCCGGCTGGGCCTTCGGCCAGGCGGCCGCCACCGGCACGGGCTCTTCGATGACCGGCGGGCGCGCCGCGCCGGCGGCCCAGCCGGGCGCCGGCACGCGCAACGCCGAAACGCGCAAGGACGACCAGCTCGCGCGCGGCGACCGCAAGTTCATCCAGGACGTCGCGGGCGGCGGCATGTTCGAGGTGCAGGCGGCGCAACTCGCGGCATCGAAGGCGTCGAGTCCCGACGTCAAGACCTTCGCGAGCAAGCTCGCCGACGACCACCAGCAGGCCAACAACGAGCTGGTGCAAATGGCCAACGCGAAGAAGGTGGAGCTCCCCGCCGCGCCGCCGCGCGCCAAGCGCAGCGCCATCGTGAAGCTGGGCAAGAAGAGCGGCGCCGCGTTCGACAAGGCCTTCATCGCGGACGTGGGCATCAAGGACCACGAGAAGGACATCGCGAAGTTCGAGAAGGCCTCGAAGGACGTGAAGGATGCCCAGCTGAAGGCCTGGATCGACAAGACGCTGCCGCACCTGCGAGAACACCTCGCGATGGCGCAGAAGATCCAGGGCGGTGCGAAGGCCGACGGAGCGGCGATGGGGCACACAGCCACGGGGAAAAAGACCGGAGGCTGA
- a CDS encoding DUF4142 domain-containing protein — protein MKRWSLGLVGTLCAGIACAAVESESQALQAPRALMPAAPAASAPIARPGMFAAASAPFVKRLSPEQRDEWRFLKDAAAGGRFELDASKLALSRSSDARVRSLAATLVNHHSGTQPRLQQMLSARSMAPPMLSNDQRKALNRLGKLQGAKFDREWMDAVGLRSQQEGVVAYERAAQAARDPALRSWVEQVLPTLRWQLQAAERIVNGGTRYARIAPSPQAVIKAPEAATRYMGAPPATLSNTAGDLGEGNMLLGPVRPVAVKVTEPVANIR, from the coding sequence ATGAAGCGCTGGAGTCTGGGCCTGGTCGGCACCTTGTGCGCGGGAATCGCCTGCGCCGCCGTCGAAAGCGAATCCCAGGCCCTGCAGGCGCCGCGCGCCCTCATGCCCGCCGCACCGGCGGCCAGCGCGCCCATCGCGCGCCCCGGCATGTTCGCCGCCGCTTCCGCCCCCTTCGTCAAGCGCCTGTCGCCCGAGCAGCGCGACGAGTGGCGCTTCCTGAAGGACGCCGCGGCCGGCGGGCGCTTCGAACTCGACGCGTCGAAACTGGCGCTGTCACGCTCGAGCGACGCGCGCGTGCGTTCGCTCGCCGCCACGCTCGTCAACCACCACAGCGGCACGCAGCCGCGCCTGCAGCAGATGCTCAGCGCGCGCAGCATGGCGCCGCCGATGCTCTCCAACGACCAGCGCAAGGCGCTCAACCGCCTGGGCAAGCTGCAGGGCGCGAAATTCGACCGCGAGTGGATGGATGCGGTGGGCCTGCGGTCGCAGCAGGAAGGCGTGGTCGCTTACGAGCGGGCCGCGCAAGCCGCGCGCGACCCCGCGCTGCGCTCGTGGGTGGAGCAGGTGCTGCCCACGCTGCGCTGGCAGTTGCAGGCGGCGGAGCGCATCGTGAACGGAGGCACTAGGTACGCGCGCATCGCGCCGTCGCCGCAAGCCGTGATCAAGGCGCCCGAAGCCGCCACGCGCTACATGGGTGCGCCGCCGGCGACGCTGTCGAACACGGCGGGCGACCTGGGCGAGGGCAACATGTTGCTGGGCCCCGTGCGCCCGGTCGCCGTGAAGGTCACTGAGCCGGTGGCGAATATCCGGTGA
- a CDS encoding DUF72 domain-containing protein → MGSILIGSASWTDKTLIDCGRFYPKDCKSAEARLRFYATQFPIVEVDSSYYGMPTPQNSLLWAERTPPDFTFNVKAFRLFTGHQTQPMVMGKDIAQAFGPDAPRQVYWRDTPREIQDELWRRFVLALAPLKDAGKLGAVHFQFAPWLIRNRDGMAHVRHCVERMEGHTVAVEFRNKSWFEGDNLEKTIDFERDLGVVHTMVDGPQGFTNSVPLVSEATHPKIALLRLHGRNKDTWNIKAEASSSRFNYWYSPEELSAMVPEIRDVASRVDAMHILFNTNYEDQGQANARLMRQLLG, encoded by the coding sequence GTGGGTTCGATTCTCATAGGTTCGGCCTCCTGGACGGACAAGACCCTGATCGACTGCGGCCGCTTCTACCCGAAGGACTGCAAGTCGGCGGAGGCGCGGCTGCGCTTCTACGCCACGCAGTTCCCCATCGTCGAAGTCGATTCGAGCTACTACGGCATGCCCACGCCGCAGAACTCGCTGCTGTGGGCCGAGCGCACGCCGCCGGACTTCACGTTCAACGTCAAGGCCTTTCGCCTCTTCACCGGCCACCAGACGCAGCCGATGGTGATGGGCAAGGACATCGCGCAGGCCTTCGGCCCCGATGCGCCGCGGCAGGTGTATTGGCGCGACACGCCGCGGGAGATCCAGGACGAGCTGTGGCGGCGCTTCGTGCTGGCGCTTGCGCCGCTGAAGGACGCCGGCAAATTGGGCGCCGTGCATTTCCAGTTCGCGCCCTGGCTCATTCGCAACCGCGACGGCATGGCGCACGTGCGGCATTGCGTGGAACGGATGGAGGGGCACACGGTCGCCGTGGAGTTTCGCAACAAGAGCTGGTTCGAGGGCGACAACCTGGAGAAGACGATCGATTTCGAGCGCGACCTGGGCGTGGTGCACACCATGGTCGACGGCCCGCAGGGCTTCACGAACAGCGTGCCGCTGGTGTCGGAGGCCACGCACCCGAAGATCGCGCTGCTGCGCCTGCACGGCCGCAACAAGGACACCTGGAACATCAAGGCCGAGGCGTCGTCCAGCCGCTTCAACTACTGGTACTCGCCCGAAGAGCTGTCGGCGATGGTTCCCGAGATCCGCGACGTCGCGTCGCGGGTCGATGCGATGCACATCCTCTTCAACACCAACTACGAGGACCAGGGCCAGGCCAACGCGAGGCTCATGCGCCAGCTCCTCGGCTAG